The Meriones unguiculatus strain TT.TT164.6M chromosome 1, Bangor_MerUng_6.1, whole genome shotgun sequence genome has a segment encoding these proteins:
- the Ascl2 gene encoding achaete-scute homolog 2 has protein sequence MMNGGGLPLLAPSSSGVSGACAARRRPSSPELLRCSRRRRSGTTEASSSSAAVARRNERERNRVKLVNLGFQALRQHVPHGGASKKLSKVETLRSAVEYIRALQRLLAEHDAVRAALAGGLLTPATRQAAALAPPTASPASASLSCASLSCASTSPDRGASSEPGSPRSAYSSEDSGCEGELSPVDCELLDFSSWLGGY, from the coding sequence ATGATGAACGGCGGCGGGCTGCCTTTACTCGCACCCTCCTCTTCTGGAGTCTCCGGAGCCTGCGCTGCTCGCCGGAGACCCTCGTCCCCCGAACTGCTGCGCTGCAGCCGACGGCGGCGATCTGGCACAACCGAGGCCAGTAGCAGCTCGGCGGCCGTGGCACGCCGCAACGAGCGCGAGCGCAATCGCGTGAAGCTGGTAAACTTGGGCTTCCAGGCGCTGCGACAGCACGTGCCGCACGGCGGCGCCAGCAAGAAGCTCAGCAAGGTGGAGACGTTGCGCTCCGCGGTGGAGTACATTCGTGCGCTGCAGCGGCTGCTGGCGGAGCACGACGCCGTGCGCGCGGCGCTTGCCGGGGGGCTGCTAACACCCGCCACCCGGCAGGCGGCCGCCCTCGCGCCACCCACCGCCTCCCCGGCCAGCGCTTCTCTGTCCTGTGCTTCTCTGTCCTGCGCGTCTACATCTCCTGACCGCGGGGCCAGCTCGGAGCCTGGCTCCCCGCGCTCCGCCTATTCGTCGGAGGACAGCGGCTGCGAGGGAGAGCTGAGCCCGGTGGACTGCGAGCTCCTTGACTTCTCCAGCTGGTTAGGGGGCTACTGA